The Merismopedia glauca CCAP 1448/3 DNA window ATCTTGAAAGAAAGTTTCATAAAAATCCCCCACCCGATACAAAAGTAAGGCATGGGGATACAGATCCTTAATTTCAGCAAAATGCTGCATCATGGGAGTGAGCTTATCTCGATCTACCAGGCGATAATCAGCATTATTCGCATCTACCCGCTTCAGTGCTTCTTTATGCTGAGCCTCTCTCGAATTGGGTAATGCTGAAGATGAAGGTAGATCGGTTTGATAGCTCATGGATGGGAACAATTAGCTTGAGTCATTATCAGGATATCGCAATGGTATACGGTCAGGAAGCGATCGCCTATGCTTCTCCTAAGTGAACTTAGTTTACAGACTTAGTTTACTCGCAAATTCTGTACGGGCGAAGCGAAGCATTTGGTGAAAAATATTGGGAAAAAATCTGATTTTATCGCCCAAATGCTTCAATCCTACTTTTCCTTCTGATACCAATTTACCTTAGAGATGCGACAATTCTGGGTAGGGGCAGATTACCACCATCTTAATTGAGCATAACCTTTCTCCGGCTGCTGCAACTCCTCTTCAGTCAACCACTCTACAGATTTGTAAGTTCCAAAGACTCGATCCCACCAATCGACAGCTAATCCAAAATTATGATGCCACATTTGATACTTGTGATGAACGTAGTGGACTGGCATTGGCATCCAGAAGCATTTGGTGGGGTTTTCGTGCTGTAATTGATGAGCGTAGGCGGAAAAAGCCGCGTAGCCAAGAGATCCCAAAAACCAGCCGATTCCAGCAGGGAGTGAAACTAGGAACATCGCCACCATGACGATGAAGCTACCTTTGACATAATCGCGAAACTCCCATAATACACCTTGTCCCTCATTGCGACGATGATGATCACGGTGGCGTTCCCCGACTTTAGGTGAAACGTGCATCAAGCGATGTAGCCAGTATTCGACTAAACTAGCTAAAACAAAAGCGATCGCAAAACAACTAATTCCAATTAACATCTCACTCACGCTTAATCTCAAACTTGGATACATTTTATAACGCAATTAGGATGATATGGCAAACTTTATTCTACCAATCGCTACTGAAATCGCCAAATATTATCAAAGGAAGTTTGTCCACAAAACTCGTCAAACTGATAGAGTTCAAGCCAGTTTCTTAAAACAAGTTTTACACACCCATCAAAATACTTTATTAGGTCGTCAATATAACTTAGGAGAAATTGAAACCGTCGAACAGTTTCGCGATCGCGTTCCCATTCTTCCCTATAGTAGTTATGAACCTTTTACCGATCTGATTGCTCGTGGCGAACCCAATGTTTTAACCTCTGAACCAGTAGTATATTTAACCCTAACTAGCGGTTCTACAGGTAAGAAAAAGTTAATTCCAACTACTCGTAAATCTCAAAACATAGTCCGCCAAGCTACCTTAACTAGTACTGGTTTTATAGCAGATTCTTTACCAAAAGTAGGGAAACAGTTTGGTAAATTACTAGTGACAAATTCAGCGCAAACCTGGGGCAAAACCGAAGGCAATATTGACTATGGTCCTTCTAGTGCTGGGGTGTTACGCATGGATAACCGCATCTATAAAAACTTGTTTGCTCATCCTTACGACACCTTATTACCTGGTGATAGTTTAGCACGTCATTATGTTTGTTTATTATTTGCTTTAGCCGATGCTGAAACTAGAGGAATGCTCGCTAATTTTCCTATGTTAATTTTGCGGACTTGTAATTATTTAGAAAAATATGCAGACGACCTGATTAAGGATTTAGAAACGGGCACAATTGCCCCTTGGCTAGAATTAGAATCAGGCGTGAGAGATCGATTAGAAAAACAATTTAATCCTAGCACTCAAAGGTCTAGGCAATTGCGAGAAATTTATCAATCTGAAGGTAAATTAACCCCAGAATTAGCTTGGTCAGACTTCTCTTTTGTCGCCACAGCTAGAGGTGGAACTTCTGATTTTTACTTTGAAAGATTTCCAGAGTATTTTGGTAATACTCCCATATTTGGAGCAGTTTATTCGTCCGCAGAAGGTATATTTAGTATCTATCCAGATGTTAATACTGATGGTAGTATATTAGCTATAGATTGCTGTTTCTTTGAATTTATTGCTCAAGAACAATGGGATGTAGAACACCCCAAAACTTTATTAGCAACTGAAGTCAAAGTAGGGGAATTTTATCGAATTCTCATTACAAATTTTTCTGGGTTCTATCGCTATGATATCGGCGATGTAGTCGAAGTTGTAGGATTTTACGAACAAGCGCCTTTGCTTATTTTTCGCTATCGTCGGGGTGGATTCATTTCTTCTACAACTGAAAAAACTACAGAATTTCACGCCACTGAGGTAATGCGATCGCTACAACAACAATTTAATCTAAAACTAGAAGATTTTTGTATTACTTTATCAGGTGATGAATTTCCGGCTCGTTATCTGATTTATATTGAATTAAATGATAATGTAAAATTAGCAGATCCTGAAGCTTTTCTAGATAGTTGCGATCGCAAACTCCAAGAAGTTAACACTCATTATCAAATCAGCCGTAAAGATCCAATTCCACCTCCAAGATTGCGAATTTTAGCCCCTGGAAGCTTTGGAATTATCCGTCAGCGTCAGCTACAAAAAGGTATACCAGACTCTCAATTAAAGTTTCCTCACATTAGCGAAGATCGTAATTTTATGGCTGGTTTAACCGTAGAAAGAGAAATTAGACTTCCAGAAGATAGTTAAAGGGTGGATTGTTGTACCAGTAGAGTTTAGTCTAGTTTCTGGTGCGAAATCTAAAAGCCTGATAGTGATTCGATTGAACTGACTGCTGCGATCGCCCCATTCAGATAAGGTGGAGGTGTGCTATGTTTAGCTAATGGGCACAGATTCAGTACCAGATCGATTATCTTCTGGGTATCTGCATCTAAATCCCCTGAAGCTGGATGAAATCGCAAATTTGCAGCTTTTAGTCTGCGGATTTGGCGATCGTATACTCTGGGATAAGCTACAGCTACCAATGGCATCTGTAAAGCTAAACATTCATTGACTGTATTGTAGCCTCCACTGCCCACTACTAGGTCTACGGCGGGTAAGCATTCTATACCTGGGTAGTGAGTTACCCATAACTCTGAAGGGCAGTTAGAGGGGCAAATCGGGGCTAAACAGCGTATAATTGTATTTGGTAGGATCTCAGCTAATTTCTGAGTCAATAAGCCGAATAGTTGCAATTCTGAGGGTTGACCGGAACTAGATACTAAAATAACGGGTTTTTCCTGGGGATAACTCAATTGCAGACAACTATATGCTTGTTTGATATCTAATTCGGAGAAACTTCGCATCAACCAGGGTAGAGTTGGAGTGACATTAGGTAAATCGGCAAAGGGTAAATCGTCACTATCTCCAGGAATAATAACTAAATTGTAGTTTTGTTTGACAAAGTTAGTTAGATCTTTAGCTACTACATAATCTGGGTTTAAATCTCGATGAATTAATACT harbors:
- a CDS encoding GH3 auxin-responsive promoter family protein, whose product is MANFILPIATEIAKYYQRKFVHKTRQTDRVQASFLKQVLHTHQNTLLGRQYNLGEIETVEQFRDRVPILPYSSYEPFTDLIARGEPNVLTSEPVVYLTLTSGSTGKKKLIPTTRKSQNIVRQATLTSTGFIADSLPKVGKQFGKLLVTNSAQTWGKTEGNIDYGPSSAGVLRMDNRIYKNLFAHPYDTLLPGDSLARHYVCLLFALADAETRGMLANFPMLILRTCNYLEKYADDLIKDLETGTIAPWLELESGVRDRLEKQFNPSTQRSRQLREIYQSEGKLTPELAWSDFSFVATARGGTSDFYFERFPEYFGNTPIFGAVYSSAEGIFSIYPDVNTDGSILAIDCCFFEFIAQEQWDVEHPKTLLATEVKVGEFYRILITNFSGFYRYDIGDVVEVVGFYEQAPLLIFRYRRGGFISSTTEKTTEFHATEVMRSLQQQFNLKLEDFCITLSGDEFPARYLIYIELNDNVKLADPEAFLDSCDRKLQEVNTHYQISRKDPIPPPRLRILAPGSFGIIRQRQLQKGIPDSQLKFPHISEDRNFMAGLTVEREIRLPEDS
- a CDS encoding sterol desaturase family protein, translating into MLIGISCFAIAFVLASLVEYWLHRLMHVSPKVGERHRDHHRRNEGQGVLWEFRDYVKGSFIVMVAMFLVSLPAGIGWFLGSLGYAAFSAYAHQLQHENPTKCFWMPMPVHYVHHKYQMWHHNFGLAVDWWDRVFGTYKSVEWLTEEELQQPEKGYAQLRWW